From the Rhodopirellula bahusiensis genome, one window contains:
- a CDS encoding MogA/MoaB family molybdenum cofactor biosynthesis protein, producing the protein MNQSNPDAQCGCPDVDPSQPVRVAVITLSDTRGKAEDRSGDRIASLLGEAGHSITKRLILKDDSEPLAKCLGELAEDDSVDAIITTGGTGIAPRDMAVDVIESMLDVMLPGFGEHFRAISIAEIGPKAMLSRATAGRVKSTVVFALPGSTGAVTTGMNQCVLPILRHAVSLASR; encoded by the coding sequence ATGAATCAGTCCAATCCTGATGCCCAGTGCGGTTGCCCCGATGTCGATCCGTCGCAGCCAGTTCGCGTCGCCGTGATCACGCTCAGCGACACGCGTGGCAAAGCCGAAGACCGAAGTGGCGACCGGATTGCGAGTTTGCTGGGTGAAGCGGGGCACTCGATCACAAAACGGTTGATTCTGAAAGACGATTCGGAACCGCTCGCGAAATGTTTGGGAGAACTCGCGGAAGATGATTCGGTCGACGCAATCATCACAACAGGCGGCACCGGCATCGCGCCGCGAGATATGGCGGTGGACGTGATTGAATCGATGTTGGACGTGATGCTGCCAGGTTTTGGCGAACACTTTCGAGCCATCTCGATTGCTGAGATCGGCCCCAAAGCGATGCTCAGTCGAGCCACCGCGGGACGCGTGAAATCCACAGTCGTTTTCGCGTTGCCGGGATCCACCGGCGCTGTCACCACCGGTATGAACCAATGCGTGCTACCAATTTTGCGACATGCAGTGTCATTGGCATCACGCTGA
- a CDS encoding cation:proton antiporter domain-containing protein: MDFFPNLHFDDPLFNMAVVLTAGVLGGEIFALIRLPKVTGWIATGIVLRQLRLPGMDTVLDPQALDRFGPYMNFVLGFIAFTVGASLYFGSLRNTGKRIGLLLLGEALITPTLVGSLMYFGGMWLDPSMSLPPAALFAAIAIAGAPGTTVLVIQEARARGILTRTLLAAIGLIDMVAVAVFVFISTFLADESGWLHALESVGVQFAVTLAIGAACALLAIVMVRTVVSPAFLGPLMVAVVLGAWGAAASFGTSGGILACTFAGITLTNFRHDLVRSGEAYLNSIGGALFALFYTFAGMKLDFTQIPPVIGLVALYFLARLFAKTISAYTAMSLSGATDNVRKYLGMSLLPHGGVAVGLIILVGSEQAGFSDEIKSMVTTVGLSALAINQLLGPSATRFALTQTGEARKDRPRLLDFLQENRIMVDLDGDKEEIFQKLTNLLYATTPMTTPQDKFLESVRAREASQTTCLGTGLMIPHAIIDEPDANEVKGVLGISKKGIKLNTPDGRLVHAVLLLATPESSRKRHLEILSAFATAITRDINIREQLYRARSAAHAYEVLHADDLSDVNYFLEDAQQRAGLLEQQEEQSS, translated from the coding sequence ATGGATTTTTTTCCGAACCTTCACTTCGACGACCCGCTTTTCAACATGGCGGTGGTGCTGACCGCCGGTGTGCTCGGCGGTGAGATATTTGCTCTGATCCGGCTGCCCAAAGTCACCGGTTGGATTGCTACGGGCATTGTCCTTCGGCAATTGCGATTGCCCGGAATGGACACCGTTCTGGATCCCCAAGCGTTGGACCGATTTGGTCCCTACATGAATTTTGTGTTGGGATTCATTGCGTTCACGGTCGGTGCCTCGCTGTATTTCGGCAGTCTGCGAAACACAGGCAAACGCATTGGATTGTTGTTGCTCGGTGAAGCCTTGATCACACCAACTCTGGTTGGTTCGTTGATGTACTTTGGCGGCATGTGGCTGGATCCGTCGATGTCATTGCCGCCGGCCGCGTTGTTCGCTGCGATTGCGATCGCGGGGGCTCCCGGCACAACGGTCTTGGTGATTCAAGAAGCTCGGGCGCGTGGGATTTTGACTCGCACGCTGTTGGCGGCCATCGGTCTGATCGACATGGTCGCGGTTGCCGTCTTCGTTTTTATCTCGACGTTTTTGGCCGACGAGTCAGGTTGGCTTCACGCTCTGGAAAGCGTCGGCGTGCAATTCGCCGTCACGTTGGCGATCGGTGCGGCTTGTGCGTTGCTAGCAATCGTGATGGTGCGAACCGTGGTCAGTCCAGCCTTCTTGGGGCCATTGATGGTCGCGGTTGTGTTGGGGGCCTGGGGTGCGGCCGCGAGTTTTGGCACATCGGGCGGGATTTTGGCGTGCACGTTTGCCGGAATCACGTTGACGAACTTCCGGCATGATTTGGTTCGGTCCGGGGAAGCCTATTTGAACTCGATTGGCGGAGCGTTGTTCGCGCTCTTCTACACGTTTGCCGGAATGAAGCTGGATTTCACTCAGATCCCGCCGGTCATCGGTTTGGTTGCGTTGTACTTCTTAGCTCGCTTGTTCGCCAAAACGATCAGTGCTTACACCGCCATGAGTTTGTCGGGAGCGACCGACAATGTTCGCAAGTACCTCGGCATGTCGTTGTTGCCACACGGAGGCGTCGCGGTTGGTTTGATCATTTTGGTTGGTAGCGAGCAGGCGGGGTTTTCCGATGAGATCAAATCGATGGTGACGACCGTTGGTTTGTCGGCTCTCGCGATCAATCAATTGCTCGGGCCAAGTGCGACGCGGTTTGCGTTGACTCAAACCGGAGAAGCTCGCAAGGATCGACCAAGGTTGCTGGACTTCTTGCAGGAGAACCGGATCATGGTCGATTTGGATGGTGATAAAGAAGAGATCTTCCAAAAGCTCACCAATCTGCTGTACGCCACGACGCCCATGACCACGCCGCAGGACAAGTTTTTGGAATCCGTCCGAGCCCGTGAAGCATCGCAAACAACGTGCTTGGGGACCGGATTGATGATTCCCCACGCAATCATCGACGAACCCGACGCGAATGAAGTCAAAGGTGTTCTGGGAATCAGCAAGAAAGGCATCAAGCTCAACACGCCCGATGGGCGTTTGGTGCATGCCGTGTTGTTGTTGGCCACCCCGGAATCAAGCCGCAAACGTCACTTGGAAATTCTTTCCGCCTTCGCGACCGCGATCACACGAGACATCAATATTCGAGAGCAGTTGTATCGTGCCCGCAGTGCCGCTCATGCTTACGAAGTGCTGCATGCCGACGATCTCAGTGACGTGAACTACTTCCTCGAAGACGCTCAGCAACGTGCCGGATTGTTGGAACAACAAGAAGAACAATCATCATGA